From the genome of Pukyongia salina, one region includes:
- a CDS encoding glycosyltransferase family 4 protein, whose translation MNRSIIYKTSSFPSFSETFVVNSIVAALDKGYHVTIVTDEKKDLKASSQPEVIKEYGLLDKVRTYREPAMKDGRRYKALSILLNPFYAFYFLKYCLAERSYSLSYLFRLKFYKAIRKAHVYHVHFAYNAADVLPLKRIGFIKARIILTFHGFDAHYLIDRPTKGVTITSINRYVDNITVNSTYLKELLDSKGIDKKLIQVVPIGVDTTYFRRSSNSESKLSSSLKLITVGRLIPLKGQHLGLEVVKSLLDRGIDVHYTVIGSGKNIERLKKSSSDLALGSRVHFLEDRTQLEIREQLKQSDIFLMTSVSDKDGRREAFGVVSLEAQAMGLPVIGFSSGGIPETLEDGKTGIIVPEGDTNAMAEAVESLISNPERYSEMSKAARQLVCEKFESSITAASYLKLYEN comes from the coding sequence GTGAACCGATCAATTATATATAAAACCAGTAGTTTCCCATCCTTTTCAGAAACTTTTGTGGTTAATTCTATTGTAGCCGCCCTTGATAAAGGATACCATGTTACTATCGTGACCGATGAAAAGAAAGATCTAAAGGCAAGTTCTCAACCCGAAGTTATAAAGGAGTACGGGCTGTTGGATAAAGTGAGAACCTACCGGGAACCAGCAATGAAAGACGGTAGGAGATATAAGGCTTTATCGATCTTATTAAATCCTTTCTATGCTTTTTATTTTCTGAAGTATTGTTTGGCAGAACGATCGTACTCCCTTTCATACTTGTTTCGACTTAAATTTTACAAAGCCATTAGAAAAGCGCATGTCTACCATGTTCACTTTGCTTATAATGCTGCTGATGTTCTACCATTGAAACGCATTGGTTTTATCAAAGCCAGAATAATTCTAACATTTCACGGATTTGATGCGCATTATCTTATTGATAGACCCACTAAAGGAGTCACTATAACCTCTATAAATCGATACGTAGACAATATCACAGTAAATTCAACTTATTTGAAAGAATTGCTGGATTCGAAAGGTATTGACAAAAAGCTGATTCAGGTTGTGCCTATTGGAGTAGATACTACCTATTTCAGGCGTAGTTCGAATAGTGAAAGTAAACTCTCTTCTTCGTTGAAGCTAATAACAGTAGGGAGATTGATCCCTCTGAAAGGCCAGCACCTTGGTCTTGAAGTTGTAAAAAGCCTATTAGATCGTGGTATCGACGTTCACTACACCGTGATTGGATCAGGTAAGAACATTGAACGCCTGAAAAAAAGTTCTTCCGATCTGGCATTGGGCTCCCGGGTACATTTTCTGGAAGATAGAACACAATTGGAGATTAGAGAACAGTTGAAACAGAGTGATATTTTTCTAATGACCTCAGTAAGCGATAAAGATGGCAGAAGGGAAGCCTTCGGTGTTGTATCTTTGGAGGCTCAGGCCATGGGCCTACCGGTTATTGGATTTTCCTCTGGCGGGATTCCCGAAACCCTTGAGGATGGTAAGACCGGAATCATAGTTCCGGAAGGGGACACTAACGCAATGGCAGAAGCAGTTGAGTCTTTGATCTCAAATCCCGAGCGGTATTCTGAAATGAGTAAGGCGGCGAGACAATTAGTATGTGAGAAATTTGAAAGTTCGATAACAGCAGCTTCTTATTTAAAACTTTATGAGAACTAA
- a CDS encoding glycosyltransferase family 2 protein — MISIITINYNDAKGLQRTLQSVRSQSYQHFEHIVIDGNSDDGSKNVIQDAGDYLAYAISEPDKGIYNAMNKGISVAKGQYLLFLNSGDSLAHEDVLAKVAPFLKSHKDIYYGTIQVERNGQLKQLEYPDDLTFQYFFHKGYLPHPATFIKKDLFDRTSMYNEDLKIAADWEFLVCAVCKFHATYENIQLPISNYDTHGISSNPNHRQLLLDEKQWILEKHFPLFLKDSKELQAQNELLQTKRFKLLKSIEANAIARKMTTIWLRMIATIFSTNKNK, encoded by the coding sequence TTGATCTCAATAATAACCATAAATTATAATGATGCGAAGGGACTTCAGAGAACCTTGCAAAGTGTTCGATCGCAATCATATCAACACTTCGAGCACATTGTTATTGATGGAAACAGCGATGATGGTAGTAAAAATGTGATCCAGGATGCAGGTGATTATTTGGCGTATGCCATTAGTGAACCCGACAAAGGAATCTATAATGCAATGAACAAGGGAATTTCTGTAGCTAAAGGGCAATATTTGTTGTTCCTAAACAGTGGGGATTCTTTAGCGCATGAAGATGTGTTGGCTAAGGTTGCTCCTTTCCTGAAATCGCATAAAGATATTTATTACGGGACCATACAAGTGGAGCGTAACGGACAGTTGAAGCAGTTGGAATACCCGGATGACCTCACTTTTCAGTATTTCTTTCACAAGGGGTACCTGCCGCATCCGGCTACCTTTATAAAAAAAGATCTCTTTGATCGAACTTCGATGTACAATGAGGATTTAAAGATCGCTGCCGATTGGGAATTTTTGGTTTGTGCGGTCTGTAAATTTCATGCTACTTACGAGAATATCCAACTACCAATTTCCAATTACGACACCCATGGAATCTCCAGCAATCCTAACCACCGCCAATTATTGCTGGACGAGAAACAATGGATTCTTGAAAAACATTTCCCACTTTTTCTGAAGGATTCAAAAGAATTACAAGCTCAAAATGAATTATTGCAAACTAAGCGATTTAAATTATTGAAAAGTATAGAGGCTAATGCGATAGCACGAAAAATGACCACGATCTGGCTAAGAATGATTGCAACGATATTCTCTACCAATAAGAATAAGTAA
- a CDS encoding sulfotransferase family protein — protein MKFKHIHHVSQEFLDTFRRSYSPVFVLNTGRSGSAFIQKIYSKASNFNSYHEASPNLFLLPNFAFHNQDKGEMLRQIFAAARTELILSSAVQSKEYIESNQCLVFFIRQIVDLFPQARFIHLTRSPSDFVISAIKKGWHKNDSVWELGRIKSTDSKYWNSLTQIQKLGWVWNETHVFIETFKTDHPNNCITVRLEDVVNDQKEFDRLLSFTGVDKKESGLKFKNVVAKKVNEVSISPDEPPNMYKLEDFPNYSEWAEEDKNDLKSMTGILASQYNYNL, from the coding sequence ATGAAGTTTAAACATATTCATCACGTTAGCCAAGAATTTCTGGACACCTTTCGCCGGAGCTATTCCCCGGTTTTTGTTTTGAATACCGGAAGATCCGGTTCGGCCTTCATTCAAAAAATATATAGTAAAGCTTCCAATTTTAACTCGTATCACGAGGCTTCACCTAATCTTTTTCTTCTACCAAATTTCGCTTTTCACAATCAGGATAAAGGTGAAATGCTTAGACAGATTTTTGCCGCTGCACGAACAGAATTAATACTTAGCTCTGCTGTTCAGAGCAAAGAGTATATTGAATCTAACCAATGCCTCGTGTTTTTTATCAGACAAATTGTGGATCTTTTTCCTCAAGCTCGTTTTATCCACTTAACCCGTTCACCATCTGATTTTGTTATCAGTGCGATAAAGAAAGGCTGGCATAAAAACGATAGCGTGTGGGAATTAGGTAGGATCAAATCAACCGATTCAAAATATTGGAATTCACTTACGCAAATTCAGAAATTAGGATGGGTTTGGAATGAAACACATGTGTTTATTGAAACGTTTAAAACAGATCATCCTAATAATTGTATAACTGTCCGTCTTGAGGATGTTGTAAATGACCAAAAGGAATTTGACAGATTACTTAGTTTTACCGGAGTTGATAAGAAGGAATCGGGATTAAAATTTAAAAATGTTGTAGCAAAAAAAGTTAACGAGGTTAGTATTTCTCCAGATGAGCCACCTAATATGTATAAATTGGAAGACTTCCCAAATTATTCAGAGTGGGCGGAAGAGGATAAGAATGATCTAAAATCGATGACGGGAATCCTCGCTTCTCAGTATAATTATAATTTGTAG
- a CDS encoding sulfotransferase family protein produces MNEENLIFVISQPRAGSTYLQNLLSNNNETNTCSESWVLLNFANYMKPKIVNGLYDNEIAVAAFQDYLGKHSVENLNLEMRRIIKNVYEPLFENHKYVIDKTPRYWELIEEIPVWFPKSKIIVLKRNPMDVVKSMANTWNLQTVRDLAYFKRDLLKAPKKLNKFCLNNAHNPNVRSIQYEQLVESTSEVIQELYQWLGITYNNSVLDTTENVKYKGNFGDPYQNKFGNEKKTVSRTSDTVPGWLKRFQQGYAFYLGEDFFNTYGNYPYEKMNPRKTRAFSYLIHRINSSKEKMKLSDEINYITKEVYYRIFS; encoded by the coding sequence GTGAACGAAGAAAATTTAATATTTGTTATTTCACAACCGCGTGCAGGGTCAACTTATTTGCAGAATTTACTGTCAAATAATAACGAAACCAATACGTGCAGCGAGTCATGGGTCCTTTTGAACTTTGCGAACTACATGAAACCAAAGATTGTAAATGGATTATACGACAATGAGATAGCTGTGGCGGCGTTTCAGGATTATCTGGGAAAGCATAGTGTGGAGAACCTGAATTTGGAAATGAGACGGATCATAAAGAATGTTTATGAACCACTGTTCGAAAATCATAAATATGTAATTGATAAAACTCCCAGATATTGGGAATTAATTGAGGAGATACCAGTCTGGTTTCCTAAAAGCAAAATTATCGTGCTAAAACGAAATCCTATGGATGTGGTTAAGTCTATGGCAAATACCTGGAACCTCCAAACCGTTCGTGATTTGGCATACTTTAAAAGAGATCTGCTTAAAGCACCGAAAAAACTCAATAAATTTTGTTTAAATAATGCACACAACCCTAATGTTAGATCTATTCAATATGAGCAATTGGTTGAATCCACAAGCGAAGTAATTCAAGAACTTTATCAATGGCTTGGGATAACTTATAACAATTCGGTATTAGACACTACGGAGAATGTGAAATATAAGGGTAATTTTGGAGATCCCTATCAGAATAAGTTCGGGAATGAGAAGAAAACTGTATCGAGGACAAGTGACACTGTACCGGGATGGTTGAAACGCTTTCAACAGGGTTATGCATTTTACTTAGGGGAGGATTTTTTTAACACGTACGGTAATTATCCTTATGAAAAAATGAATCCTAGGAAAACACGAGCATTTTCATATCTAATCCATCGAATAAACAGTAGCAAGGAAAAAATGAAATTGTCGGACGAAATTAATTACATTACAAAAGAAGTATACTATAGAATTTTTAGTTAA
- a CDS encoding glycosyltransferase family 2 protein, with the protein MTITVYITSYNQEAFLKDAIDSVLSQELAADEIIIIDDCSTDGSKELIKDYASRHKQIRFHLNEKNLGVAQSRIKALSMVKSDYVTYVDGDDVYLPNKLKVEANLIKNTGCDLVFSNNMYVSENDLSEEKWTWLEEELVVGKETNWFLKVLTRDFPRNSLFRMELVKYSLLKEIGFHDPNLPIYEDYDLRIRLAAKAKIAFSSEVTAKIRISTEGLSKSNYKEHISSLKYIYKKYQPQLSEFGRETKVEVNNRLDAILTSIKRKHQVNFTSKLRNKLFRKLK; encoded by the coding sequence ATGACGATAACTGTTTATATCACGTCTTATAACCAAGAAGCCTTTTTAAAAGATGCAATAGACAGCGTTTTGAGCCAGGAACTGGCTGCGGATGAAATTATAATAATCGATGATTGCTCTACGGATGGTTCAAAGGAATTGATAAAGGATTATGCATCCAGACATAAGCAGATTAGATTTCATTTGAATGAAAAAAATTTGGGAGTTGCGCAATCCAGAATTAAGGCACTATCAATGGTTAAAAGTGACTATGTGACCTATGTAGACGGAGATGATGTTTACCTTCCAAATAAGCTAAAAGTGGAAGCAAACCTAATAAAGAATACTGGTTGTGATCTCGTATTTTCGAATAATATGTATGTTTCGGAAAATGACCTTTCAGAAGAGAAATGGACCTGGCTTGAGGAAGAGTTAGTCGTAGGAAAAGAAACGAATTGGTTTTTAAAGGTTTTAACTAGAGATTTTCCCAGAAATAGTTTATTTAGAATGGAACTTGTAAAATATAGTCTCTTGAAAGAGATAGGGTTTCATGACCCTAATCTCCCTATTTATGAAGACTATGACTTGAGGATTAGATTGGCTGCAAAGGCCAAAATCGCATTCAGTAGCGAAGTTACAGCCAAGATCAGAATTAGTACTGAAGGATTATCAAAATCGAATTACAAAGAACATATAAGTTCGCTCAAATATATTTACAAGAAATACCAACCACAATTATCCGAATTTGGTCGGGAAACGAAAGTGGAGGTAAACAATAGGTTAGATGCTATCTTAACAAGTATAAAAAGAAAACATCAGGTAAATTTTACATCAAAATTGCGAAACAAGTTATTTAGGAAACTCAAGTGA
- a CDS encoding glycosyltransferase family 2 protein, with product MVSIIIPTYNRASLLRETLESILDQTYQQWECLVVDDGSTDDTARLVSQFMDKDKRFRYLQRPEDRPKGANACRNYGFEHAGGSYINWFDSDDLMHEDKLELQVAQLEAGDSDFSVCQTMVFEEQISNKIGLRNKKLSSEDPFNDYVSHKIKWLTQAPLIRKSFLDRSGLKYDEEIQQSQELSFFSEVLAMGARYETIDQPLVYFRKHANSISFGNPSEAKQYSSCLVRLRILLRHSDKLKDEARQVVIKEMFTYFRELLISRHFNSAKKILRENHQSKEVLSWEERWRMHLAFNSYKYFKTGYKLLRI from the coding sequence ATGGTTTCCATAATCATCCCAACCTACAACCGAGCTTCGCTGCTAAGGGAAACCCTGGAAAGTATCTTAGACCAAACGTACCAACAATGGGAATGCCTGGTGGTAGATGACGGCAGCACCGATGATACAGCCCGCCTCGTTTCCCAATTTATGGATAAGGATAAGCGATTTCGCTATCTGCAAAGGCCCGAGGACCGACCAAAAGGTGCAAACGCGTGCAGAAACTATGGTTTCGAGCATGCCGGAGGATCCTATATCAACTGGTTTGACAGTGACGATCTTATGCATGAAGATAAACTAGAATTGCAAGTGGCTCAATTGGAAGCCGGTGATAGCGATTTCTCTGTGTGCCAGACCATGGTCTTCGAAGAACAAATAAGTAACAAAATTGGCCTGCGCAACAAAAAGCTAAGTTCGGAAGATCCCTTTAACGACTATGTTTCTCATAAGATAAAATGGCTTACCCAGGCCCCGCTCATTAGAAAGAGTTTCCTGGATAGATCCGGCTTAAAATACGACGAGGAAATTCAGCAGTCGCAGGAATTGTCTTTTTTTTCGGAAGTTCTCGCTATGGGTGCTCGATATGAGACCATAGACCAACCTCTGGTGTATTTCAGAAAACATGCTAACAGTATTTCGTTTGGAAATCCTTCGGAAGCAAAACAGTATTCCAGCTGCCTGGTGCGGCTACGGATATTACTGCGGCATTCAGATAAATTAAAGGACGAGGCGCGGCAGGTGGTCATCAAAGAAATGTTTACCTATTTCCGGGAACTTTTAATCAGCAGGCATTTCAATTCAGCAAAAAAAATTCTAAGAGAAAACCATCAAAGCAAAGAGGTACTAAGCTGGGAGGAAAGATGGCGTATGCACCTGGCCTTTAACAGTTATAAATATTTTAAAACAGGGTATAAGTTGTTGAGAATTTGA
- the gmd gene encoding GDP-mannose 4,6-dehydratase: protein MKKALITGITGQDGAYLAEFLLQKGYEVHGIKRRSSLFNTDRIDHLYEDPHETGVKMFLHYGDLSDAMNITRIIQEVQPDEIYNLGAMSHVLVSFETPEYTANVDGLGTLRILEAVRLLGLTEKTKIYQASTSELYGLVQETPQNEKTPFYPRSPYGVAKLYAYWITVNYREAYGMYACNGILFNHESPIRGETFVTRKITRAASRIALGLQNTLYLGNLDAQRDWGHAKDYVEAMWLMLQQKEADDYVIATGVTTKVRDFVRLSFKQVGIELDFQGSGVDEVAKVSGCSNPEFQLKTGSVVVRIDERYHRPTEVDLLIGDASKCKEKLNWEPKYDLEALVEEMMASDLELFKKDQYLKGGGFDTLQRHE, encoded by the coding sequence ATGAAAAAAGCGTTAATAACGGGAATCACAGGACAGGATGGAGCATATCTGGCAGAATTTCTTCTGCAAAAAGGATATGAGGTACATGGAATAAAGAGAAGGAGTTCCCTATTTAATACAGACCGTATCGACCATCTTTATGAAGATCCGCATGAAACCGGAGTAAAGATGTTTCTACACTATGGCGACCTAAGTGATGCTATGAATATTACTCGTATCATCCAAGAGGTGCAACCAGATGAGATCTATAATTTGGGTGCAATGTCTCATGTACTGGTTAGTTTTGAAACCCCGGAGTATACAGCAAATGTTGATGGCCTGGGTACATTAAGGATACTGGAAGCTGTAAGACTTTTAGGGCTCACCGAAAAAACCAAGATCTATCAGGCATCCACCTCCGAATTATACGGCCTGGTTCAGGAAACCCCGCAAAACGAGAAAACTCCTTTCTATCCGCGGTCGCCTTATGGAGTAGCCAAACTTTATGCCTACTGGATCACCGTGAATTACAGGGAAGCCTATGGAATGTATGCCTGTAACGGGATACTATTTAATCACGAATCGCCTATCAGGGGTGAAACCTTTGTTACCAGAAAGATCACACGGGCAGCAAGCAGGATCGCTCTGGGTTTACAAAATACCTTGTACCTTGGGAATCTGGATGCACAAAGAGACTGGGGGCATGCAAAGGATTATGTGGAAGCCATGTGGCTGATGCTACAGCAGAAGGAAGCAGATGATTATGTGATCGCAACCGGAGTAACCACTAAGGTTCGGGATTTTGTGCGATTATCATTTAAACAAGTGGGAATAGAACTCGATTTTCAAGGCAGCGGAGTAGATGAGGTTGCTAAGGTAAGTGGATGTTCCAATCCCGAATTTCAACTTAAAACAGGAAGTGTGGTGGTGCGGATAGACGAACGCTATCACCGGCCTACCGAAGTAGACCTGCTCATTGGTGATGCCTCCAAATGCAAGGAAAAACTAAACTGGGAACCCAAATATGATCTTGAGGCTCTGGTGGAAGAAATGATGGCCAGCGATCTGGAATTATTTAAAAAAGACCAATATCTCAAAGGAGGAGGATTCGATACCTTACAGAGACATGAATAA
- a CDS encoding glycosyltransferase family A protein, producing MRVGNNPNNQQEIDKQVAFHRALIPLYIPNEEDEYFRDAFTIFTYCIKSLIKTSISPLKISVISNGSAASVNNKLLNMQQQGLIDELIIETEGIGKINSLLKALRTVEERLITITDADVLFENGWEEGVLEVFENVPRAGAVCPVPVFRKHYNLTSNIWLKYLFSKKLKFSPVKDPEAMTRFALSIGWPRLDKKYKEVIATLKMKNGKKAVVGCSHFVATYKREVFTEIPEGNSLFKIRGNSEYLYTDLPVLKKGGYRLSTYDNYAFHMGNKLEDWMTDSFEKLQTVDKTEDLPELPELRKPFIGPVFKEKVFGFLLSKAGMKKRFLKMKGLNKAQCEALSS from the coding sequence ATGAGGGTAGGGAATAATCCAAATAATCAGCAGGAAATAGATAAGCAGGTGGCCTTTCATCGGGCTCTCATCCCTTTATATATACCTAATGAAGAGGACGAGTATTTTCGGGATGCCTTTACCATCTTCACCTATTGTATAAAATCTCTAATCAAGACCAGTATCTCCCCTCTGAAGATCTCTGTAATTAGCAATGGAAGTGCAGCTTCGGTAAATAATAAATTACTGAACATGCAACAACAAGGCCTGATCGATGAACTTATCATAGAAACCGAAGGAATAGGAAAGATCAACAGTCTTTTAAAAGCCTTGCGCACCGTTGAAGAAAGACTCATCACCATCACCGATGCCGACGTTCTTTTTGAAAATGGCTGGGAAGAGGGTGTTTTGGAAGTGTTTGAAAATGTGCCAAGAGCCGGGGCTGTGTGTCCGGTTCCGGTTTTCAGAAAACATTATAACCTCACAAGCAACATCTGGCTGAAATATTTATTCTCGAAAAAATTAAAATTCAGTCCGGTAAAAGATCCGGAAGCCATGACCCGTTTTGCTTTAAGCATTGGGTGGCCCAGACTGGACAAGAAATACAAAGAAGTAATTGCTACCTTAAAAATGAAGAATGGAAAAAAGGCAGTAGTAGGTTGCTCTCATTTTGTGGCTACTTATAAGAGGGAGGTTTTTACCGAGATCCCAGAAGGTAACAGCCTCTTCAAGATTCGGGGCAACAGTGAGTATCTGTATACAGATCTTCCTGTGCTCAAAAAAGGGGGCTACCGACTTTCCACCTACGATAATTACGCTTTTCATATGGGGAATAAGTTAGAAGACTGGATGACAGATTCATTCGAAAAACTTCAAACCGTCGATAAAACTGAAGATCTACCGGAACTTCCGGAATTAAGGAAACCATTCATTGGTCCGGTATTTAAAGAAAAGGTATTTGGCTTCTTACTTTCAAAAGCCGGTATGAAAAAGAGGTTTTTAAAAATGAAAGGATTGAATAAGGCGCAATGTGAAGCCTTATCTTCCTAA
- a CDS encoding sulfotransferase family 2 domain-containing protein: MISHQHKCIFIHIPKCAGTSVKYFLYPNQKIDWFEANYEVVHGWCPKRKFFMQHATAKQLVETGLVTTQQWESYFKFTFVRNPWDRAISDYFWLQNDRKIKDNFSNYLDKAGKFKTVLTETGETHYRGDHLTPQSRFFDEKGTYAVDYMGRFESFENDMQHIVKALGIQQDFDLHINAARKNRRHYSRYYSDALIAKVAKLYAADIERFNYQFDDQRKFADKFRTLK, from the coding sequence TTGATCTCACACCAACATAAATGTATTTTTATTCATATCCCAAAATGTGCGGGCACGAGTGTAAAGTATTTTCTATATCCCAATCAAAAGATAGATTGGTTTGAGGCTAATTACGAGGTGGTTCATGGCTGGTGCCCAAAACGAAAGTTCTTTATGCAACACGCCACGGCAAAGCAGCTCGTAGAAACCGGCCTGGTGACCACACAACAATGGGAAAGTTATTTTAAGTTCACCTTTGTTAGAAATCCTTGGGACAGGGCGATCTCCGATTATTTTTGGCTTCAGAATGACAGGAAAATAAAGGATAATTTTAGCAATTATCTCGATAAGGCCGGTAAATTTAAAACTGTATTGACCGAGACCGGGGAAACCCATTATCGGGGAGATCACTTGACGCCCCAATCCCGGTTTTTCGATGAAAAAGGAACCTATGCTGTAGATTATATGGGTAGGTTCGAGAGTTTCGAGAACGATATGCAACATATAGTAAAGGCACTGGGGATACAACAGGATTTCGATCTGCACATAAATGCTGCCAGGAAGAATCGCAGGCATTATTCCAGGTATTATTCTGATGCGTTGATCGCAAAAGTGGCGAAATTATATGCAGCCGATATCGAACGTTTTAATTACCAGTTTGACGACCAGAGAAAATTTGCGGACAAGTTCCGAACCCTTAAATAA
- a CDS encoding GDP-L-fucose synthase family protein, protein MNKDAKIYIAGYKGMVGSAIYRLLKDRGYSNVVVRNSTDLDLREQDQVRAFFAAEKPEFVFMAAAKVGGIVANNTYRADFLYDNLMMQNNVIHESYNHGVKKLLFLASSCIYPKLAPQPIKESYLLTGPLEETNEPYAIAKIAGVKLCENYNRQYGCNFISVMPTNLYGPNDNYDLKNSHVLPALLRKFHEAKENESLYVEVWGSGTPKREFLHVDDLATACVHLMDTYNGNVSVNIGTGTDLSIEELALLIKKIVGYSGTLKWDRTKPDGTPRKLLDVSLIHSLGWKHKISLEDGINRVYNETFVTAH, encoded by the coding sequence ATGAATAAAGACGCGAAAATATACATTGCAGGTTACAAGGGTATGGTAGGATCGGCCATTTACCGGTTATTGAAGGACCGTGGTTACAGCAACGTGGTGGTTCGAAATTCGACCGATCTGGATCTGCGGGAACAGGATCAAGTAAGGGCTTTCTTTGCGGCAGAAAAACCCGAATTTGTATTTATGGCAGCTGCGAAAGTGGGTGGAATAGTGGCTAATAATACGTACCGTGCCGATTTCCTGTACGATAACCTGATGATGCAAAATAATGTGATCCACGAGAGCTACAATCATGGTGTAAAGAAATTGCTGTTCCTCGCCTCTTCTTGTATCTATCCTAAACTAGCCCCGCAACCCATAAAAGAATCCTACCTGTTAACAGGGCCCCTGGAAGAAACCAACGAACCTTACGCTATCGCTAAAATAGCCGGTGTAAAATTATGCGAGAATTATAACCGTCAATATGGTTGTAATTTCATTAGTGTTATGCCAACCAATTTATACGGACCCAACGATAATTACGATTTAAAGAACTCTCATGTGCTGCCCGCGTTGTTACGAAAGTTTCATGAGGCCAAGGAAAATGAAAGTCTCTATGTGGAAGTGTGGGGTAGTGGGACGCCTAAAAGAGAATTTTTACATGTGGACGATTTGGCTACCGCATGTGTACATTTAATGGATACATACAATGGTAATGTTTCCGTGAATATAGGAACAGGGACAGATCTTTCCATTGAAGAACTTGCTCTGTTAATAAAAAAGATCGTTGGGTATTCTGGCACCTTAAAATGGGATAGGACCAAACCCGACGGAACCCCGAGAAAGTTACTGGATGTTTCACTCATTCATAGTTTAGGATGGAAACATAAAATTTCCTTGGAGGATGGAATTAACAGGGTTTATAACGAAACCTTTGTCACTGCTCATTAA
- a CDS encoding NAD-dependent epimerase/dehydratase family protein, producing the protein MTTILITGGAGNIASALASKLAEDKDTTVIIVDNLLTGDTRKVPKVDNVSFIKADVNNYNDIVPVFGRYDIDYVFHYAAVVGVKRTLENPILVLNDIDGIKNILTLSKNSGVKRVFYSSSSEVYGEPFEIPQNEDTTPLNSRLPYAIVKNVGEAFFRSYYQEYGLEYTVFRFFNTYGPNQSEDFVVPRFVKAALKGEPIHIYGDGSQTRSFCYVDDNVDTCIKTMRTNSCVNDVLNVGSDVEISILELAKLIIHQTNSSSEIVHVPALEEGDMTRRCPDNTKMRSILDRELISLEEGLNRLIAFYEGRE; encoded by the coding sequence ATGACAACAATATTGATCACAGGAGGCGCAGGAAATATTGCCAGTGCCCTGGCGTCTAAACTTGCTGAGGATAAAGACACCACGGTTATCATTGTAGACAACTTACTTACCGGAGATACCAGGAAAGTCCCTAAAGTAGACAATGTTAGTTTTATAAAGGCCGACGTGAATAATTATAACGATATCGTACCGGTATTTGGGCGTTACGACATAGATTATGTATTTCATTACGCTGCCGTGGTGGGGGTAAAACGAACCCTCGAAAACCCTATCCTGGTGCTCAATGATATAGATGGAATTAAAAATATCCTTACCCTATCAAAGAATTCTGGAGTGAAAAGGGTGTTTTACTCCAGTTCTTCTGAAGTGTATGGCGAACCGTTCGAGATCCCGCAAAATGAAGACACTACACCTCTCAATTCCCGTTTACCCTACGCCATCGTTAAGAACGTGGGAGAAGCCTTTTTTAGATCGTATTACCAGGAATACGGCCTGGAATACACGGTTTTCAGGTTCTTTAATACCTATGGCCCCAACCAGAGTGAGGATTTTGTAGTGCCCAGGTTTGTGAAAGCCGCTCTAAAAGGAGAACCCATCCATATTTATGGTGACGGTTCTCAAACCCGATCTTTCTGTTATGTGGACGATAACGTGGATACCTGTATTAAGACCATGCGAACCAATAGCTGTGTAAACGACGTCCTCAACGTAGGGAGTGATGTGGAAATTAGTATACTCGAACTGGCAAAACTCATCATCCATCAAACCAATTCCAGCTCCGAAATTGTACATGTCCCCGCCCTGGAAGAAGGTGATATGACGCGGCGTTGCCCCGATAATACGAAGATGAGATCCATTCTGGACAGGGAACTTATAAGCCTGGAAGAGGGACTTAACCGCTTAATTGCTTTCTATGAGGGTAGGGAATAA